The segment TTTATTTGGAAAGacaacctttaaatttttttcttaatgttttatttggttttgagagagcctgagagagagggagacacagaatctgaagcaggttccaggctctgagctatcagcacagaccctgatgcagggctcaaactcatgaaccgtgaaatcatgacctgagctgaagttggaagcttggggcacctgggtggcttagtcggttaagcagctgactttggctcaggtcatgatctcgcggtccgtgagttcgagccccgtgtcgggctctgtgctgacagctcagagcctggagcctgtttcggattctgtgtctccctctctctgaccctcccccgttcgtgctctgtctctctctgtctcaaaaataaataaacgttaaaaaaaaaaaaaaatcattgaagttggaagcttaaccaagtgagccacctaggtgcccctggaatgacaacctttaaaagaacaaatgaattccATTTAGGAAGAAATAGACCAATAGAATTGTATTTCTACTCCATATGCTTCCCCCcccaattttattgagaaataattgacataaatCACAGTAAgagtttaaggcatacagcatCATGGTTCAATTTACACATATTGTGaccacttattttttaagttatcaaaTATTCTCATTCAAGCcaccttttctgtgtgtgtatatttagagAGACTTTTGGAAATGAATTAAAAGGTTTTGACTTCTTTAATCTGTTGACAAGCTCTTGAGaatgttgagaaatctccatacaaccagtatgttttctcctaggaacAAACTTCAGAGCCTCTTCCCAACTACCAGTGTTTTTCAGACATAACAAAATACGCATCATCTGATCTAAGGTGAGATTTTTGGTACCAGTGTCCCACTGTAAATACCTATCTAATGGAAGGCATTCTGTTGCCAGTTTCAGCCGTTTTGCCTTGGCTAGGGATGTGCCTGTCTGCATAGCCTTATCAACAAAAGATCCCACTATATAAATCTTATCATGCTTGAAAGTTGTCATAACATTGGGAGAATCTGCAgttaaatatataatactatCCTTTGGGAATAAGTCTACATGAGACTTTTCTGTTGCTGTTAATAGCAATTTGTCCCATTTTTCTCCATAACGTTTAACTAACTCTTTATGATAAGCACCTTCTACTTTAAGGTTGCagaaataaatatggaaaggATCAACATTTCTTCTGTTCCATCCTTCACTTTCTAAAAGTTGGGAAACAGTATTCTTAAGTTCCTTtggtttcatataattttcataatccATGTCAAAAACCAAAGGTTGTCCAAACTGCATGGCTTGAATACCTTTCCAGCCCATGGCAATGTCTATATTCCTATCCCAAAGTCGTAGAAATAGAAAGTTTTGCTGTTTATCTTCCTTAGTGGTTTCCAGTAATTGGTCTTTTTTGGCTTTTTCCTTTAATGCTGCTTtcgtttccttttttatttgcttggcttttttaattttttccttaatatataaatattttaagtattttttttttgatgatttagAAACACATTCCATAGCAGTTTTGAGTTCTTCTTCACTGATTTGTTCTGGTACTTCTTTGCCAAACAATCTCCACATCTCAATTAACTCCCTGATGGCAACTAGAGGGTCTTCATCCTTGCTGCTTGAGACTGCCGAAGCATCTTCTTCTTGCATGCTAGATTTCATTGTAATTTTCCACCCATCCAATCCCAGCTGTTCAGGAGGTGATGTACTCTCCTTCTTAGGATAGGACACAGTTGGTATTTTGGAAGACACAGATCTCTGCAGAATTGTTGAACATAAAACCCCTTTTTTCCTATGAATGGTAAATGGCaccaaaaatctgccaaaagatCTTAAGGTGATACTACCACTCATTTTGAGGAAAACAGGCATGTAAGAAAACACCtataaaaaaagcaaagtgtaGTAAAAAGTTAGATAAAGACTTTTAAAACCTCTCAACTAATTGTGCAAGTATAAATTTGAGACAccaaaatgcaactgatttttgaaaCACACAGTAAGCACAACTTTATTTGCTGTACCGTTAATTTTTCCTAGACTCCTATGGCCTAGAGCCTGTGATCACTCACCAGGCACAAAGTTTAAAGCTTATATGGGATCttattttaaacatgaatttcaCTATTGCTTTAGGGAAAAGAATACCTTAAAGATCCCTTTCAGATTTGCAGCTAGGAGCCCAGAATATCTGTATTACTGGATAACCACAAAGTTATGTACTACTGATATGGGTTAGATCATGATgctgtttcttctccattctaTACTAAGCCCCTAACAGATACAGGCCCAAACACAAGATCCTTAACATAAGCAACACATGAAGACAAGAAGATAAAAAGCAGAAAAGTTTTATAAAGGATGGCAACTAGTAAAAAGCACTTTGGAGCTGCTGTATCAATGCCCTCATATGTTTTCAAAACAGGAATATAGAGAGATctactgatttaaaaacaaacctctTTTCTCCAGTTCAGAGTTTATTTTGTAGCAAATAATGTTACTGCCAAACAAAAATGTCCAAAATTAGGGCAAATATATATAAGCTCCACAATTTTATCCTCAAGGTGTGGACATACATCGAACAATGAAGATGCTTAAAAATGTGAaactagggggcacctgggtggctcagttggttaaggggccaactcttgatttcggctcagtctGATCTAGTGtttggttggtgagatcgagttCTGCTTctgactgtgctgacagctcggagcttgcttgggattctctctccccctctccgtCTGCCCATGCATGCTcactcttgcttgctctctctctctcaaaataaagaaataaacttaaaacattgtGAAACTAGTAtgagatttgaagaaaaaaaacaactttttaccAAATGCAGTTGAAATACTTGAAAAATTCCTTCTTCCCTTGGCTTCATTTAATGACTGCATGCTTTTGGGAGTGCCTCTCTAACCTGTGTCCTGATGCCCAGATGATGCCCCTCCCTTAAAAGCAGATGTGCCTCTGAATTTTTGTCCTtaggcccccccccccttttttttttgcaatctaAAATTTTCTGTATGAGGTCTGATCTTCCTCCATGGCTTCAACCACCACGCATCAGAAGAAACACTTCATAtgcaacatattaaaataatctctctcccttccctttccaatCTGCTTCTCCTTACACATGGTTTTAGGGAGGGACACTGCTATCCATCCATTTGCTTAAGCCAGAAACTGGAAGTCATTTTATTACCGTCCTCTCTCACACCCCCCATATCTAATCCATCTGAATTATATtcactttactttctttttttttaatgtttattgttgagaggggggaaggggcagagaaagagggagacaatgaatctgaagcaggctccaggctccaagctgtcaggaaaGAGTCTGaatcagggctcgaactcatgaaccttgagatcatgacctgagccaaaaattgGACACGTAATCAATTGAGCCATACAGGGGCCTCAATTCACTTTACTTTCTACATACATCTTGAGCCATTCACTTCTCTTGAATCCCATTACCCTAACTGCATCCCCTAGCCTCCAGATTTGCTCTGCCTCATCTCTAAGCCATTTGAAGTTAGTGCAAATCTGATCAATGCACTTGTATCATCCCCAACGTGTATTTTTAAGCTCATTGCTGCCAGGTTAAATCCCAAACTTAAAACATGGCTTATAAAGCTTTCCACAAAATCATCCTTTGTTTACCTCTTCAGCTACATCTCTAGCTATACTTCATCTCAAACTTTAGACCAAGTATTCCTCCTAGTAGTTCTTACAGCACCTTGTACCTCTCTATCACAGTACTTGCAACACTCTTTTGTAATTGCCTGGTTACTTATTTGCCTGACTAGACAGTAAACTCTATCAGGACAAGGactgtatttatattaaaattgaaCCCAACATTTGGCAGTTTATGGCTCACAGTAATCACTCAAGTATTTTTCAAATAGATATCCTGGACCAATGCTTTTCACATATAAAACATGTTGAGacacctgcatttttaaaaatttgttttaaatttgagagacagcaagaggagagggacagagagagggacagaatcccaagcaggctccacgctgtcagtgcagagccctatggggaaccctgagatcatgacctgagctgacaccaaaaGCCCCAGACtgagcccactgagccactcgggtgcccccaattaaaaaaaaaaaattcgctttttttttttttcaagtaatcacccaacgtagggctcatattcacgaccccaagatcaagagtcagtttcTTCGGATTGAGTCAGCCGGGCGCTCCATGTTTGGCcaccatttaaagaagaaaaaagttagacTCCCTATTTCACCAGGAGTCCTCAATCCTGttatgaaaaacatttcaaaaacaaaggtCTTCTGAGTTTTGTCTTTATAATTGGTTAAGATTTCTTTAGGATATCAGAGCAATGAaacccaaattttaaaacaaataaggcAATCATTTTGGTAAACATTCCTCTTGTTCCAGGTATTGTGCTGCTTATAGTTTATTAAATCGCTGGGCTTCCACTTATCTGTGGGCCTTCTTAGCACGCATGCTCCACAACGTGTATCTTACAATGGTTTCCCGAGTTGTCCCACCGCAACACACACAACTAAGATAAGAAACATGCCCATACCAGGAGTGCAGAAACAGTGGCTCCGGCTCGTGCAAACCGCGGAGACCTGGAGAGGACGCAGAACTCTGTAGTGAAGTGCTGAGCCCAAATACGTGCCTCACACGGAATTAAGCCCGTTGGTTCATTTAGTTTCCGTCCCTTTCTGTTCCAGAAGCCGGAAATCCCGCCCCCTCTTCCCGGCGCTTCCGGATGACGTCCCGATACCAGGGGAAAGCCTTCTGGTCTGAAAAACCGCGCGGTCGGGAAGAAAGCTGGTAGCTGGCCTTGAGGCCATGCCCACGGCCTCTTAACAGGGTGTGCTTGTAGCTGGTTTTAGTCTATTacacaactatttaaaaaatttattttcctcctccCTTAACTTATTCTCTGCTTGCTCCCCGTATGTATAAGCATTTAACATggtgttaaaataaaatgatgttttcACAAGTCTCACTCAACTTTAAACTGATGGTAGGAATGTAACATATGAAACTTTGTGCCTAGTTTATCACCAGCACCTGGTACAATGCTTGGACTATGGTAGGCGACACTATCTCTCACTCCCCTTAActcatttgttaaatttaatgtgaaaatgaaattaaagccaCATAGTGCAAATTAGTGGCCTTTGGGTCAAAATGCAGTCTGCAGGTGTTGTGTTCAGTCAGcacattttcaagtattttaattcAGTTGTCATTATTAAATTATAAGGCACAAAATCAAACActgggggaaaggacagtctttttcaAAGAATGGTGCTGGacaaagttggaccctcaacctaaaaccatataaaaattaactcaaaatggatcaaagactccaacataaaagtcaaaactataaaactcttagaagaagaCGTAGAAAACTTAATGACATTGGATTTGATGATAATTTCTTGGATGaccccaaaagcacaggcaacaaaagaaaaaatggacatTTTGCACTTAACCAAAATTACAAACTTTTgtacatcaaaggacactattGACAGAGTTATAGATGTGGAATATATTTAAGAGGTAAAAATGGTAGAATTTGCTGATTGATTGGGATTTTGGTgtagaaggagaagaagaagccAATATTCTAGTTTGAGCACCAGGGTAGACGTGATTAGTAGTGCAGCAAATGGGGAAAAGGAGTGGATGGGGTGAGGGCAGAGATGGTGTGAGCAGTTTTAGACCTGATGACTGAGCTCCCTTCAAAATCAGATGATGTCTCCTTTACAGTATATGGTAGTTGGCTGCATGGGTCTAGAGTTTgtgggattttaaaatttttttaatttttttaatgtttatttatttttgagagagagagagagtgcacatgtgcaagtgagggaggggcagagagagggagacaccgaacctgaagcaggctccaggctctaagctgtcagcacagagcccgatgcgggactcgaactcacgagccatgagatcacaacctgagccaaagttggatgcctaactgactgatccacccaggcacccctgcatggGTCTAGAgttaaggagaaagagaatggacCATAGGCAGAGATTTGAGAGCTATGAAAGAGTCTCTGAAACCAGAGTCTGTGAAACTATGTGGGTGGAAGAGATTACCCAGTGTCTGAGTAGAGAGGAAGAGTAAACAAAGGAGACTGAAAATGAGCAGctagagagacaggaagaaaataatcagaatatgAGAGAAACCAAGGGAAGAGTGtttcaaggaagagagagacccaATGGGCTTCAAGTGGGTCAACTAGGTCAAATGCTGCCTATACATTATGTAGCACAGGCTGAAAAGCATCCATTGCTTTGGGACCATATACTGAGACTTGGAGGCTGAAGCCAGATGAAGAGTGGGTAAGGAATGAGTGGATTATGAGAAAATGGAGTCAGCAAGTGTAAGTGTTTTAATGAAATTTGGCAGGGGCAATATACAATGGATTCAGTCCCCAGATGTGGGATCTAGGAAATTTGTGTTAATTATTATGACTGCTATGTTGGGAGAGACTTGATCAACTTAAAGGATTGTTAGCAAGggaattaggaaaataaaagacagtGAGAAGAGTGAACATCCTGAGAAGATTGAAAGAAGTGGTATTCAGAGGACAGTGGAGGGAATTGGTCTTGGACAGTAGGAGAAAATTCTACTTCTATAACAGGAAGACACGAAGAAATAGGTGGGGATAGAAGCCAATTTATAGACATGACAGCTTACTTTGCATTTCCATTTCTGGAAATGGAATTaagtctcttatttttaatttgtatttgtttttaaattatgtggAATACAACTGGAAGGATTGGTTTTGAGGAGTGAGATGTGACCCTTGCCTCACTACAGGAGGAAAAGATAAATGTGTCAGTTCACATGGATCATAATCATAGGCTTAATGAAGAAACCCCTTTTGTTGCCTTCCTTGGGGAGGAAATTATAGGCCACATGATAATCCATCATAACTTTGACCTCACAGGAggtaaatttaactttattagcTCTGTAGCCATTTATTATTTAGTCTTTCTAACAGTGGTTCACAAAGTATGGTCCCTAGACCAGCAAGATCAGCATCAGCATCCCTTGGAAACTAGTTAGAAAGGCAAAATTTCATGCCCCACCTACCAattctactgaatcagaaactatGGCAGTAACACCCATCAATCTTTGTCTTAATAAGACCTCCAGGTTATCCTAATACGCTCTAATGTTAGAGAACCACTGTGTTTGAAGAAACATTGAAAAGCAAGTAaggaatttctttaatgtttttatttatttttgagagagagccagagcacaaactgtgggaggggcagagagagggagacacagaatccaaagcaggctccaggctctgagctgtcagcacagaaccctacgcagggcttaaactcctgaactgtgagatcatgacctgaactgaagtcggatgcttaacagactgagctacccaggcaccccattcttgttttctttttaatagacttACCTTAGCAAATTTGCAAACAATGTTCTCCTTTTTGTTAAGATATGTTTAGTCTAGTattggaaaatcttttttttttaatttttaaaaactgtttatttatttttgagacagagagagacagagcatgaacgggggagggtcagagagagagggagatgagacacagaatctgaagcaggttccaggctctgagctgtcagcgcagagcccgacgtggggcttgaactcacagactgtgagatcgtgacctgagctgaagttggaagctcaaccgactgagccacccaggtgccccaagtattgGAAAATCTTGATGCATTCTGCTTACAAACAATGATAATAGCCTATTACCTCTAACTATTTTccacaagaaagggagaaaaaaatcatcatattGACGTCACAAGATCTTAGGATTTTCCTGAAGGCCTCTCatatcagtctttttaaaaattttatttatttattttatgtttttattttattttttgagagacagagacagagcactagttggggaggggcagagagagagggatacacagaatctgatgcaggctccaggctctcagctgtcggtacagagcgcaatgcgggacttgaaccctcgagctgtgagatcatgacctgagctgaagtcagatgtttaactaactgagccacccaggcgcccctctcatgtCAGTCTTTTCAATATCAATATACATCTCTGGTATGCAGTTTATAGCTGAGAACTGGACATGTCCTTTTTCCCTTCAGGCTTCAAAAACATAGATATCAGAAGTCAGAGTATGGGAACAGATAGGGTGATGCTTGGGAGAGAAAGCTTAAAAAACCTTAATTTTCAAAGCAAGCATTTATCTGTAGCAAAAATGCTGATGttttgaagaaaaggagaaaccaGTTTCTAAATGTACAgagctgttggggcacctgggtggctcagtctgttaagcagctgactcttcatttcggctcaggccatgatctcatggtcgtgagatcaagtcgcacgttgggctctgtgccaactgcacagagcctgcttgggattttctctctccctctctgtctgccccatcccctgctctctctttctcaaaaataaataaaataaacattaaaaaatatacatacagagaagtttattaaaacaagaaaaaaattaaaatggcaagatattggggcgcctgggtggcgcagtcggttaagcgtccgacttcagccaggtcacgatcttgcggtccgtgagttcaagccccgcgtcaggctctgggctgatggctcagagcctggagcctgtttctgattctgtgtctccctctctctctgcccctcccccgttaatgctctgtctctctctgtcccaaaaataaataaacgttgaaaaaaaaataaaatggcaagatAAACATAGTTTTAGAGCAAAGATAATCTTATGACCAACAACTGAGTTGAGTTCCTATACCATTAGTTTCAACTGACATCATTTCTGATGTGGTGGTCCAAAATATGTTCCCCAATTTTTTgacactctctctaaaaagtgGAGCCTAATTCCTCTTCCATTGGAtttagtgactcacttctaaccaattaaaaaataaaagtgggccAGTATGCAACTTCAGAGAGTAGGTCATAAAGAGGCAGTGCATTTTCCTGATTGCTCCTTCACCTGGATGATTCACCCTTGGGGAAGCTGACTGTCATGTCCTGAAGACACCCAAGTGACAAATTTCAGAAACTTCAGTtaggctcctctgagccctcttctGGAATAGTCCTCAACCTTGGCCTTCTGTAAGGCTGCACAGTTTAGTCTTAGCAAGAATCTTGCTAAATCAACACCCCACTCTTGATATCTGATCATGTTCCTCATTCCCCACTCTTGATGTCTAAGTCCTTGACCTGCCTTTAGTAATAAGCCCCTTATCCTGATGTCTCCTCTTAGTAGTTTTCTGTCACTGACACCCTCACTCTGCTCTTTGGTTACAAATTTCCAGCTATCTTTGCTGTATTCAGAGTTGAATTCATTCTCTCTTCCCTATTGCAATATCCCTAGTTGCAACAgttttgaataaagtcttccttaccattttaacaagtgtcagaataatttttttctttagcagaaGCAGCCTATGGAAAAGGTCCACCTGGTGAGGAACCAAGGCTTCCTGCCAAATAGCCAGTCAGGTTTTAGATCACTGCAACTCCAGACAATCTTGACTGTATGCTCCTAAGCAATACTGAGCCAAAATTACCCACTAAActtcttctgaatttctgaacAAGAGAAACTGtgaactaatattttttttttaagccaccaaattttgAGGTTAATCTATTATGCAGCTATAGGTAACTAATACACCTGACTACCAGATTAAATAGTAAATTGGGAGTTATGAGAAACATCAACTCCAAGTTAGTTAAGTGCAAGATAGAATAACTTTcatggaaactttttaaaaaaacttttttcttttttggtgctTTTCATATTAAGTGCATTAAATGCATTCTAGTTAGACTATGTCAAAAAGGACTTCAAAGCTCACCTCATTTACAAATTGGAAAGTAAGGACTGGGAGAGAGTAACTGGTTTAAGCAAGCCTTCATTAAAAGCCTTCACTAACCTTTCCTTAAGCAAAGGTTCATTTAAAACCTGCACATCCTGATTTACAACTcagtgttttttccccccattatgCCACTTAAGACATGGtacagaaagaaatttgaaatatgTCTTTCTGATAAAGATTTGCCTTAGTCTGTCTGGGTTGCTATAACAGAGTATCACAGACTTGGAGGCTTAAACGAATGTTTATTCCTCACTTTTCTAGAGGCTAGGAAATGCCAAGAgcaaggcactggcagattccATGTCTGGTTAAGGGCTACTTCCTGATTTACAGACGGCtcttttcttgctgtgtcctcacatagcagaagggagttctctggggtGTCCTtcataagagcactaatcccattcataaggactccaccttcatgacctaatcacctttCAAAGGACCCACACCTATCACATTGAGGATTAAGATTGTAACATATAAATTTcagagggacacaaacattcagtacATAACAGGGATTATAGTATATGCTGGGTTAAAAAAACACTGTGAATAGGAATATTAGAAAGACACTAGAAATAGCTGTATCAGAAAAATCTGTAtgttgggactcctgggtggcttagttggctaagcatctgacttcagctcaggtcatgatctcatggttcgtgggttcaagccctgcattggcctctgtgctgacagctcaaagcctggagcctgctttggattctgtgtctccctctctctctgcccctcctctgctcagtctatgtttctctctctctctctcaaaaatgaacattaaaaaaaaatgaagagaaaaatctccaTGTCCTATTAGATATGGTAGAGTTAATTCTTCAAATGTCATGTCTTGTATGGGTTCTTCTCTTACCCATCTATGGACAGAGCTAAAGATAATTTGTAaccccctcctttttctctttttaaacttttagaacaggggcatctgggtggttcagtcatttaagcatctgactcttggttttcagctcaggtcatcatctcacagttcatggcctCAAGCCTTCGTCCacctctgcactgatagcacagagcctgcttgggatcctctctctccctctctctctgcccctcccctgtttgtgctctctctctctcctctctctctcaaagtaaataaataaacttaaaaaaaaaaaaccttctggaacagccaaaataaattttttttgtcagTAGTCCCTATTTCAACAAATAGTATTTCTATCCATCTAGTTGCTCAAGCCAAAAATCCAGGAGTCCTCCTTCTTACTTCCTTCTCCTTATTCCTAACCTCCAATCATAAAATTTTGTTCATAGGAATCACAGTATTAGTATTTAGCATaagtattaaataattaaatattagtaTTTAAGTATTAGTGTTAACTATATTAGTATTCGTAGTTAAGAATTAATATTAAGCATTTCTCAGAATACTACCAAAATTAATTTGGTCTCCCAGCCTACAAGCTTGTGCTTCTTCTAATCTATTCTCTGAACTGTAAttaggatattcttttttttttaatttttaatgtttatttttgacagagagggagagagagagcgagcacagaaGTGGGTGggtagggcagaaagagagagggagacacagaatccgaagcaggctctaggctctgagctgtcagcacagagcccgacatggggctccaacccacaaaccatgagatcatgacctgagctgaagtcagatgctcaaccaactgagccacccaggcactccaggatattatttataaaatgtaaatctgaGAATATTCTCCTAAAACCATCCAGTGTTTTCTACTGTTAtgagaataaagtaaaaaatcatAACCATGGCCATTGCAGCCTTAAGCAAGCTGCCTCTGCTTATTTCGTTAACTTAACTTTCTAACTACTGACAAAACCTCTCCTTGACCAAATCTGAGTctggctcctctgagccctcctCTCAGCTAGGCTCTGATGTTGGACTCCATCGTTGGTCCACTTAgtccagtttttgttgttgttgttgttgatgttgttgtcaCTTAGTCTAGTTTTAGCAAGAATTTGGCTGTCAgtgaaaatttctcatttttggcACTTAATCATCCTCTAGATCTGATAAAATTCCTCATCCTCCACTGTCAATGTGTTGTCAACCTGGCCTGGCTTCAGTAAGAATTAAGCTGAGTCAGTCTAGTAAGAATCTCTCTTATGCCTGATGTTTCTTTCCTCTTAGTTAATTTTCCATTCACTGATCCTCACCCTACACTTTGGCTATAATATTGCCCCCTCAATTGTCCTTGGTGAATTAGAAGTTGAGGCTGATCTCTCTCCCCAACTTCAAAACCCCCAATGCAGCAATCCCTCTTAAAGTCTTCCTTATGTCTTTAATAAATgtcatgaataattttttctttaacacgcTCTCCCATAATTTTTAGCTTCAGTTAACTGGACTATTTTCTCCCACCTCAAGACCTTTGCATATGCTATTCCTTTGCCTATGAATTTGTTTTCCCAACTGCTGTTGTCTTTCAAACTAAGCGTCATTTTCTCACAGACGTATTACCTGTACCCCAAGGCTGTTAGCTCTCATACTAGATGTTCCATGGCACCTTGAATTTCTGAA is part of the Prionailurus viverrinus isolate Anna chromosome C2, UM_Priviv_1.0, whole genome shotgun sequence genome and harbors:
- the TRMT10C gene encoding tRNA methyltransferase 10 homolog C; protein product: MPVFLKMSGSITLRSFGRFLVPFTIHRKKGVLCSTILQRSVSSKIPTVSYPKKESTSPPEQLGLDGWKITMKSSMQEEDASAVSSSKDEDPLVAIRELIEMWRLFGKEVPEQISEEELKTAMECVSKSSKKKYLKYLYIKEKIKKAKQIKKETKAALKEKAKKDQLLETTKEDKQQNFLFLRLWDRNIDIAMGWKGIQAMQFGQPLVFDMDYENYMKPKELKNTVSQLLESEGWNRRNVDPFHIYFCNLKVEGAYHKELVKRYGEKWDKLLLTATEKSHVDLFPKDSIIYLTADSPNVMTTFKHDKIYIVGSFVDKAMQTGTSLAKAKRLKLATECLPLDRYLQWDTGTKNLTLDQMMRILLCLKNTGSWEEALKFVPRRKHTGCMEISQHSQELVNRLKKSKPFNSFPKVSLNIHTQKRWLE